A single window of Zootoca vivipara chromosome 17, rZooViv1.1, whole genome shotgun sequence DNA harbors:
- the PLA2G1B gene encoding phospholipase A2, whose product MNLALLLVLLASAGTAHAAVLRNLWQFRNMIKCTMPSSDPLRDYNNYGCYCGLGGSGTPVDDLDTCCQIHDNCYDAAKKHPACTFILDNPYTKTYSYTCSGTEITCTEKNNECEAFICNCDRNAAICFAGAPYNKDYKNLNSKLCK is encoded by the exons ATGAACCTCGCCCTTCTCCTAGTCCTCCTGGCATCAG CGGGCACTGCCCATGCTGCCGTCCTCCGGAACCTGTGGCAATTCCGTAACATGATCAAATGCACCATGCCATCCAGTGACCCCCTCAGGGATTATAACAACTACGGCTGCTACTGCGGCTTGGGGGGCAGCGGTACGCCAGTTGATGACCTGGACAC CTGCTGTCAAATCCACGACAACTGCTATGACGCAGCCAAGAAGCACCCGGCCTGCACTTTCATCCTAGACAATCCTTACACAAAGACCTACTCCTACACCTGCTCTGGCACCGAAATCACCTGTACAG AAAAGAATAATGAGTGTGAGGCTTTCATCTGTAATTGTGACCGCAACGCCGCCATCTGCTTTGCGGGGGCTCCGTATAACAAGGATTACAAGAACTTGAATTCCAAACTCTGCAAGTGA